The Nerophis ophidion isolate RoL-2023_Sa linkage group LG21, RoL_Noph_v1.0, whole genome shotgun sequence region CAAACCAAGGTACATTGTACAGACACGTTAACATGATCTTTTAATACCAGACACTGCTTCGACAGGTACTCCACCCAGACTGGTTTTGTTGTTCGTTCTGTGCCTCAGGCAAGGAATATATTcaacacaacttttaaaaaaaagccaCCTTTGAGACAtccacactggagaataactaaaaaaaatatctaaaaagtaacatattttaaaatatatgtaaaaataagatttaaattatacttccacccatccattttctcccgcttattccctttggggttgcgggggtgtccATCTCAGatggaagacggtgtacaccctggacaagtcgacacctcttTGCATTTAAGTTATACTataataaacataaacatatggtAGTGAAAATAATTCTAGAAATAATGGCAACAAATAAAATCCAAAAATTATCAACATTTGGAACCCAAGAAGAGTCTGGAATAATCTAATTGTGCGTGCATGTCTGATTAGTTTTCAACCACTGTTTCAGTGCAGTTTTAAATGTTGAACAGGTGTCACAGTTTCTGATATGGGCTGGCAGCCTAATAGACCCCTCCCAAAAAACTAGGCGTGTTCCTAAGTCAACATGTAATTCACTCACACTGAACACAGAACACACAAGGACATAAAACATAGTGCAATAAAAAGACAAAATGTAAAGATCAAAGGACAAAGTAATACAAAAAGAGAACAACTCCTGACTTGTATCCTCGCGGTTGTCTTGCAACACTGCAATGTTGCTGCAAGGGTGGGAGACATATAGGATTATTGGGAGGGGGAAGTCTCAATAGAATTGTTAATACGTCACATACCTATCACATGTGGCTTTGACGTAAACACAGACAAGAGGCCAAACAAAATCCACTGCTCTGGATTAAAAGAGCCTGATTAACAAAAGACCCATTGGCATTGTGTAGTTATGACCGTCTATAGTAAAGGACCGGTTCTTTTCAAATGATCAAAGAcacttgagtgccaagcagtgaaaGAATGGGTCCTATTtgcatagtctttggtatgactcaggggtttgaactcaggacttacccatttcagggcggacactctaaccaccaggccactgataAGGTCTTTGTTTCTATATTGTTATGCATTTCATcttctgattgattaaaaataacaCCAATGGGAGCATTATAATTTATAGTTTGTTATCACGTCAGTTATCCAGAATGTAGAGTACGGGGCAAAAGTTTGGacgcaccttctcattcaatgcattttttttaatttcaggactatttacattgcaggttgtcactgaaggcatcaaaactataagtGAACACATGTGaaattatgtacttaacaaaaaaaaggtgaaataactgaaaattcGTTTTGTattcaagtttcttcaaaattGCCACCCTCTGCCCTGATTAATTTTTCACatgctcttggcattctcttcatgagttttcaaaaggtagtcacctgaaatagttttcacatcacaggtgtgcttgaagcttatagagagaatgccaagagtgtgcaaagcagtaatcagagcaaagggtggctattttgaagaaactagaatacaaaacatgttttcagttacttcacctcttttttgttaagtacataactccacgtgtattcattcatagtttggatgccttcagtgacaatctacaatctaaattaggggcgtcaaactcaaatacagtgtgggccaaaatttaaaactgaagaaagcagcgggccaaggttgagcaaattaaccttttaggtggtagtgTGTATtgcagtgtcccggaagagttactgctgcaaggggttctgggtatttgttctgttgcgttacggtacggatgttctcccgaaatgtgtttgtcattcttgtttggtgtggcttcacagtgtggcacatatttgtaacagtgttaaagttgtttatacggccaccctcaagtgtcacctgtatggctgttgaccaagtatgcgtggcattcacttatgagtgtgtatacGCCGCTTACATTttgaagctgtttgtatggaggataagtggacgtgacgacaggttttagagaacgttaaaggcagtgcctttaaggcacggcccccaatattgttggccgggtggaaatcgggagatattcgggagaatggttgcccagggagatttttgggaggggcacttaacttcggaagtctcccgggaaaatcgggagggttggcaagtatgaatattagcgatgaatgcgatgttacagcggcacagccactgtataataccggtgggccaggtcgaatgtttatttgatattgcctcaagggccaaatgaaattacctggcgggccaaatttggcccgcgggctagagtttgacacccatgatctaaatagtcctgaaaataaagaaaaaacattgaatgaggaggtgtgtccaaacgtttggcggcctatactgtataaaaacaAAGAATTAAGATagaaccgcaacatgtaagtgtaaaaaaacccattatgatttgtacattttcagaatgtgcttgttttatttttttaaaaagaaaacaatctgaggttgtcttttttttttaggttatcgTGCCAACATTTTAGCAGtcgggcccacttgggaatagattttcctccatttgtgctaaaatgagtttgacacccctgctttaaggcctAAGATGAGTTGCGATCATGATATTTTTTATTAGAATAATCTTGTACCACATGACCTAAAAAATACCGTAtgaaagggtcaagcggtaggaagatggatggatggatggatgggtgaaatTACATAgcattgtcatgatctgtggtctggatcatgttttttgttatttcctgttagtttaagactccattagttcctgtttttgtgcaccctggtttgttttagtttccatgacgacttaaAATTTTTACCTGCCTCTTGTGTTCGGGTCACACCtgtctctaatcaagagactattatttaagcctgctgtTGCCAGTTAGTCAGGCTGGTGACATTGCTCTGTTCATACCATAGTTTCAAGctcttttcatgccatagtttcatgcttgtATTCATGTGATTCCATAGTTCATGCTATTTTGTTTCAAGCCACTGTTTAGGGaggttttcatgtctttagtttCATGTTttatgtcctaagttttttgccttagcttccgcgtgcgccttcgggttgttttcagtttttttgtacccttttgagtTTTTGGAATctaatatgttcctacctgctaccctGGTCCGGAAAAGtctttttgcatcccgggagaacaatcctcgcagtaaatTGCGAAAACCCCTTTGTCATGATAAACATGACGTGAAATGAGATTGGATTATATCATATAGACTGGAATAGAAGAGCTCAATTGTAAATGTACTCAAAGAAATACAACAAGGTTGATTTTCAGTTCAACCGTCCAAAAGCAGACATGCAATGCAGACTGATAGGTCgccatatattttaaaaaaggtaGGAAAGGGTAAACATGCAGACCATGTGTCTTGTTTCGGCAGTGGCGTTTTGCCGATCAAAGTCTTTTTTCAGTCGAATGGTAAATAAAGAGACAGGATTACACTTAAGTTCTCATTGgtttattcataaaaaaaaactcaatataATTTCCGTCATGCCAAGGTTGCATAGCGAAGCAAAGTGGCATGAGTACATGTCCATGGAGGATCCACATATGACAGTTTGGGAGAAATCAGAAGACAGatcattcatcatcatcatcatcatttcctTTTCTCCCCCCCTTTCCCCCTCTGCCACCCTTTCCCCCTCTGCCACCCTTTCCCCCTCCGCCCCCTCCACCCCCTTTGCCCCATTTGCCTCCCCTGCCTCCACGCTTTTTGCGGGACTTTGTAGCCAGCATGCCGATGCATCTGATGAACTCCTGGAAGTTGAGCTTGTTGTCTTCGTTCTTGTCCAGTTGACCAAAGACCTCACTGACCTCGGTAATCTCCAGTTTGTCCTGTGAAACATGACACTTTAAAGCCAATGACAATTGTACGGAACGACCTGCACTTGCGTTCTACAtggacaatgtgattttttttcatttttattctttGTCACTCACCTCAAGGTCAGACTCCTTGAGACCCTCATCCACCAGTTTCTGCAACTCCTCTATGCTCAAACAGTCGTCATCGCCAGCGTACTCATTGAAGAGATCTATCAATGACTCCATGGATTCCATTACGCCCCTCATGGCTGCTGGAAGGGGGTTATTGATCTGTTGCTATTAATAGGAGAGAGAACCAATAACCTTAagcgaattgattaacgtggacccctcaaacaagttgaaaaacctattcgggtgttaccatttagtggtcaattgtacggaatatgtactgaactgtgcaatctactaataaaagtttcaatcaatcaatcaattaaggtGCAAATATTGAAATGTTGTGTGACGGTTAACGACACAGTTAAAGTTATGAATGGATAGATTAATAGACAACTATCATAGATAGAAAAGAAAAGGATCCAATACTCACAGTAAATGTGTGAGGTGCAGCGAGATCTTCTCTGACTCTCCAACAACGCGTGATACTTCCAAGAGAAAGCAAAGCCTCCTCTTATACCGGTAACATCCTCTCTAAttagcacatacacacacaccaaaaaattATTCATCACACAAACTTAGTCTCACACTACACCCAGACAGGTTTCACTGGCACTGTTGTGCCTCTGATTGGTTTGGCTCCGCACGACGAGTATGAGACAATACATTCCTGCAATCTATTGCTTTACTTTGGTGTGTACTACACCCTTTTTCTGACAGCTCTAACAAACATCTCCTATTTACCTTATTCTGTACAATGcacaaaagtgtctttttttctttttaaacaccCTTGTGGAGGAGAGGGTAAAGGCCTCGCCATCTGAAGCGATGGCAGTAAACAATGCTGCACAGCAGCTATGTGAGTTGTAGTTAGACTTGCAAAATTCCGGGACtattcaaagttggaaattttccatgggaattaacaggaataaacattgaatgcaacatgctagatcttgcggcatgattattagctaaaacaacctgatttaatgcaaaatcagtagaatttcaacccaaccatatatatatatatatatatatatatatatatatatacacatgtatatgtatagtataaatgtacatacataggATTTTTGTCATAACTactcttaatttttttaaatggggaaaaacacAATATGTGCTATGTTTTACAAAGAAAAAACGAGttgcaaagtggaatatttggaaTTAGGTCATTATAGTCTTGACAAGGTAAATAACTGATtcatcattgtttttttgttattcatacTAAGCACACTTTTGAATATGGACGATTCATTCATGCAGTtcataatcacaggttattactcgcttgcaaaattaaaatttattttaataaaagagCCCAAAATTTGGACATACATCcgattttattgtcagaatgacATACAGGAACATGTTTCTCAAAGGTTTTATTTAAATGTACAttatttatttgatcaaaactactttttacataatgtaaaaaaaatcataatgtatTTTACTCCAATCCAATCCAACACACGTATGTGATTATTATGACAGTCCTTTGAAATAAATTGGTCCCACGTGTGCAAATATCCTATTCCATACCCATTACAACAAAGATGATCatgaaaaattaaataacaacaaaaacaaaacaaaaatacctGGCCATGTACCGTACCACTAGCCTGAAAATTGAGTAATACCCTGACTATGACACACATTCAATACGTAGTACTCATTTCAGTGTTAAGGAGGGTTTGTTCCCAAAGCAACAACAATAAGAGTACAACCTGTAGTGCAGAACAACTGGTTGGCATGCCTCGTAAACATAATGAATGCATTCATTGTCAGAACATGAAGTGCTTGTCACTGCCTGCAGATCGTGCAAACATGGCTGGATGATGGATTACCTGTTTCCCCTCCCGAAAAATACCCcccactagggttgtacagtataccggtactagtactcTGTTAGAAAGGTACCGGTTCGCCATATTCTTATTTTACAAACATGACGGCGCGTCATCGTCTGGCTTTATGAGCAGaggggcatgttcggcagcacacaatcacggagtagttacaagcagacaaggtgtatagacagaaaatggagaacggacgcattttggctcaaaaactaacaataaaggtgaagctatcacactaaaacgccctcagaaagaggtgctttaagacatggctagctagctagcggctaatgtccatttACAATCTGCAGTGTTTTAACTTctcctaaatcactaatccttggcgacaaataaagtgagtttttataggtatcatccctgcaggacgaggaatagctaaacatgcttcactacacacctttggaggacacaatagctcaccagagtcacaatgtaaacaaatgccatgggtggatctacacctgacatccactgtaatgatatcaagtacaaaaagcgtatctagtcgatacgactacgataacatcaatattttttaatcacaaaatctttcttctttttaaaaaatttttttatattatgttcataaacttaggaaatatgtccctggacacacgagaaCTTAAATAATGACCAGTGTATAatcatgtaactacttggtatcggatcgatacctacatttgtggtatcatccaaaactaatgtaaaatatccaaacagaagaagaaaacgtttttattacattttaacagaagtgtaaatagaacatgttttaacggaaaataagcagatattaacggtaAATCAACAAGTGAATTTATAATAAATTTTTAcaacttgtcctttataattttgacaaaataatagaatgagaaatgacacaatatgttactgcatatgtcagtagaccaattaggagcatttgtttgcttacttactacttgTCTTGTATGTTCTTTGTGTTCTTCGATGTTTGATATTTTCCTCTTACACAAATGTatgagggatgtgtgctatggttatgagttgttttttcccttggcctcagtctggacccgctCTCCAGTGCCCAGGCATAGACCGATTCTGAccgtatctcaccttttttgtgaggggcgccggaagtcggcagacccgttagcgatcctgtctccctgtaatgttagtctgatcttgaatggggttgtgctgaaaattgtaatttcccctcggggattaataaagtatttcagattctgattctgatgttcactattttatctaaGGCCAAAATTATTCTTTGATTGcaacaagaaacatatgtttaatataccctaaattttttttgttaaaataaagccaataacgccattttttgtggtcccctttatttacaaaagtatcgaaaagtattgaaatacattttggtaccggcaccggtaccaaaatattggtatcgagacaacactacCCCCCACTGACTCCCATCGAAATGGACTAATTCTTATATGtgctattttaaaaatgtattttcttttttatccaaataATATCTATTTTTTCTATCAAATTTGTATTGTGCTTATTGCACTGCAACGCTGGTTGAGTACAGCATCTCTTTCTCTTGCTTGTGTGAACGCACTCTGAAAATGAAAAATAGGAGAGCGAATCTGAATAatcgtgtgtttttttttaaactgtttacaTAAGACATCAACTATTGAGCTTTTTGATTCTTTGCAACCGCTGTAATTAGCATTTTGGAAGTGAGTCAAAACAATTACGAATTCTATGTGTGACACAAGCCAAATGACTTTGTTTGTCCATAACTGTACTGGACCTTTCCTCCTCTTTGAGGTcaatatatgtttgtttttagtattttggAGGTGAGACAAATCTGTTCAGTATGTGAAAAAAGCAACATTATTTTTGTCACGTCGAGCAAATGTCCTCCTATTCACACACTCAACCCATTATTGAACCTTTTTGACCTTTTTACAGCAACTCTACCACAGCTTGCTTTTAGCATTGCCGAAGTGAGTGAAAACTATCAGCATGGGTAATAATCCACTTAAATTTGTTTGTCACATTGCGCAACGTTTTTTAAATACGTATTTTTAAATAAGGTGGTCTGCACCACTCCAttgcagtcttagtaaatcataTGCAACATGCCATTTAATTGGACTGGGCCTTTTCGCCACTTCAGGGCCAATGTACTTCAGCTTGATTTAAGCATTTACAAAGTACGTGGTGAGACTAAACTAATTTGCATGTGCAAAAAGCAACATCACATTTGTCACAATGCACAACTGTCTTTCCATTCCCAAACACAACCAATTTTAAGCTTTCTAACTGTACTTCAGCTTGTTTTTAGCACTGTGacaaagagtcaaacctgtgagCATGTGTAACAAGCCACTTAAATCTGTTTGTCACCGCAATTTTGGAGTTGGGTCAAACATCAAGGGCCTGATAAACTCAAGGTTTgtatgtactaaaacacgtgcaaacctgatagcacacacaaagctaatACATTTAacttgtgcaaagtggattgcgtctgttaaaTAAACGGAATaaggtgtgaagtgaagtgaattatatttttatagtacttttctctagttactcgaatcgcttttacatagtgaaacccaatatctaagttacattaaaaccagtgtgtgtggcactgggagcaggtgggtaaagtgtcttgcccaaggacacaacggcagtgactaggacgacggaagtggggatcaaacctggaaccataaagttgctggcacggccactctaccaaccaagctataccgtgTGCAATCCATTCTGCGTCTCtctcttcattaatatgcaaaatgtaTACTGATCTTAAAAACGGCCACCATACTGGGAGGAGaggatgcaaatataattatttagcacacgcaatgtgattcatcatcactcatcaccgttttgcgAATACGATCTTAGTTTTTTTAGCATGTTTCAGAAGAACGACAGTTCCACACAGGGCAACAGGATCGGTGCAAAGACAGATGATGAACAGGTGAGTGTGATAcgcgtgtgtgtcaacattttgatggtccaaaataaaaatattaaacacattgTCATTTTATAATTTGACTCAAAGGGCTGATTAggacaaattcaattgatgcttTTTGGTGcccaatagtattttttttttttactgatatttGTTTATTATACATAGAATATAAATCATTAAAATATATCTTTTGTCTATATATATTGGACACATAATTTCAGTAGTACGGACATAACCTCCTACTCAGAAACTATGGCTGGACATTATCAAAGAAATATGGAAAAAGGAAAAAATTACTCATATACCACATCTGAGGGAAGACCTATTAAAGAGAGATGGTTGAAGTGGATAATTTATTTAGAAACACATTCATGACACTTATCCATGGTAAAGAACACATTATTAGTCTACTTGAAAGgtaaataaaaatatgtgtaCTCCCACAAGCATTTTTATCTATGATTACctttaatatttgtattaatacattttgttattattattcatattattaatacattaaaatgaAATCATACTtcctttgttattatttttttaagtttagataccttttttctacaaaccccgtttccatatgagttgggaaattgtgttagatgtaaatataaacagaatacaatgatttgtaaatcattgtcaacccatattcagttgaatatgctacaaagacaacatatttgatgttaaaactaataaacatttttttttttgcaaataatcattaactttagaatttgatgccagcaacacgtgacaaagacgttgggaaaggtggcaataaataatgatcaagttaaggaatgctcatcaaactcttatttggaacatcccacaggtgtgcaggctgattgggaacaggtgggtgccattattgggtataaaagcagcatccatgaaatgctaagtaattcacaaacaaggatggggcgagggtcaccaaattctaagcaaattgtcaagcagttttagaacaacatttctcaaagagctattgcaaggaatttagggaatttaccatctacggtccgtaaaatcgtcaaaaggttcagagaatctggagaaatcactgcacgtaagcgatgatattacggacctttgatccctcaggcggtactgcatcaaaaaccgacatcagtgtgtaaatgatatcaccacatggactcaggaacacttcataaaaccactgtcagtaactacagttggtcgctacatctgtaagtgcaggttaaaactctactatgcaaagcgaaagccatttatcaaaaacaccaaggaacgccgtcgGCTGCGCTGGGCCCGAGGTCTTCTAAGATGAACttatgcaaagtggtaaagtgttttgaggtctgacgagtccacatttcaaattatatttggaatctgtggacgtggtctcctccggaacaaagaggaaaataaccatccggattgttataggcgcaaagttcaaacgccagcatctgtgatggtatgggggtgtattagtgcccaaggcatgggtaacttacacatctttgaaggcaccattaatgctgaatggtccatacaggttttggaacaacaaatgttttcatccaagcaacgttatcatggacgcccctgcttattacagcaaaacaatgccaagccacgtgttacaacagcgtggcttcgtagtaaaagagtgcgggtactttcctggcccgcctgcagtccagacatgtctctcatcgaaaatatgtggcacattatgaagcgtaaaatatgacaacaagaccctggactgttaaacaacttcagctgtatatcaagcaagaatgggaaagaattccactttcaaagcttcaacaattagtttcctcagttcccaaacgtttattgagtgttgttaaaagaaaatgtgatgtaacacaaaggtgaacatgccctttcccaactactttggcacgtgttgcagccatgaaattctaagttgaatattatttgcaaaacaaaataaagtttatgagtttgaacatcgaata contains the following coding sequences:
- the LOC133539787 gene encoding protein S100-A6-like encodes the protein MRGVMESMESLIDLFNEYAGDDDCLSIEELQKLVDEGLKESDLEDKLEITEVSEVFGQLDKNEDNKLNFQEFIRCIGMLATKSRKKRGGRGGKWGKGGGGGGGGKGGRGGKGGRGGKGGRKGNDDDDDE